The Spirulina subsalsa PCC 9445 region TGACGGGGAGTGGGAGGAAGCGGAGCGCCGAGGGGATACCCCAGACGGAAAAGGAGTTGAGGAAAGGAAGAGGGACAAATTTGTTGGATGACTTGCTCCCGTAAGGCTTGCACTTCTAGGGGTTGATTGAAAAACGAAGCACGCACCCCCCACAGTTCGGCCTGTAATAACAGGGCGCTGAGGGCTTGCCCTGTGGCTAACCAAGCGTCAGGAGTATCGGTTTCCGTCACCAATAGGGCAAGGTGGGGGGCATTGGCGACTAAGGTTTGATCCTTCTGGGCTTGACTGTCCCCTAAGTCTACCCAACGAATCAGTTGGGCAACGAGGGGGGTGACAAAATCAAAGGCGGGGGGGATGCCTTGGGCATAACTGGGGATGCCATCGTGATCCTTGTTGGTGCTGGGTTTAATCCAACGGCTCAACTCTTGGCGAAATTCAGGGTTTGCCATTTGGATGCGATCGCCTTCTCCCACCCATTCCACCATCAACCAACGGCGTTCTGGGCTATCCAGCCAAAGCAACGTCACCCCCTCCTCGGCCACCACCTTCTCCAACCCCTGCAACTGTTCCCCCGTCAACGTTGCCCGCTCACCCCCCTCCTCAGTCAGAGGGGATGAGCCTTGATAAGGGCGGCGATCGGTGCGACGAGTCAGGATAGCTTGACAACGTTCTAACGCCTGCTCATCCGGGGAACAAGTTTCCCCAAACTCTAGCCAAGCCAAGAGATCCGCCTGTTCCGGATCCGGAAACGTCGTCACAGCCCCCCCATAGCCAAAAGCCGCCAAGGCCACCCGCAGATTAAACAACGCCGCCCCACAACTCATGATTAGAGCGCGATCTTGAGGATCCACCACCGCTAAGGAGCGCTGACGATCCGCATAGAGCGCCATTTTCTCCCCCACCACCCCAAAACGCCAGGGCTGGGTATTGTGACCGGAAGGGGCTAAAACCGCATAATTCCAGAGGTAATGCCACCGTTGGGAGGGTGTTCCCTCCTCGGGAAAAGCTTCTAGGGTAACTTGCCAAGGATCCATAATGACGAACCTCCTAAACGGGTACCTTGCCGTTTTGAGGTTGTTTCAACAGTTCCAGATACTCCTCCTTAAAGTAACGCAAGGTGCTTAACACGGGGTTCGGTGCCGTCATGCCCAAACCGCATAAGCTGGTATCCTTGACCATGTAACAGAGGGCTTCCATCTTCTCGATATCCTCAGCCGTGGCTTGACCTTTGAGAATCTTGGTCAAGAAACTATAGAGTTGGACGGTTCCCGTGCGACACGGAACACACTTCCCGCAGGTTTCCCCGCGACAGAATTCCATATAGAAGCGGGCGACTTCTACCATGCTGGTTTCCTTGTCCATAACTACCATGCCCCCAGATCCCATCATGGAGCCAATTTTAACCAAGGAATCATAGTCTACGGTGGTATCTAAGAGGGAAGCCGGAATACAGCCCCCAGAAGGCCCTCCCGTTTGCACGGCCTTCACTTCTCCATCGGGAACCCCTCCGCCCATTTCTTCCACAATTTCCCGTAGGGTAATCCCCATCGGGACTTCAATTAAACCGTTGTTGCGGATTTTCCCAGTCAGGGCGAAGATTTTCGTTCCTTTACTCTTCTCTGTGCCAATACTGCTGTACCATTCCGCGCCCCGTTTAATAATATTGGCAATATTGGCAAAGGTTTCCACATTATTGATTAATGTGGGACATTGCCAGAGGCCTTTTTCGGCGGGGTAGGGGGGGCGAGGAACAGGATTCCCCCGTCCTCCTTCGATGGATTGAATCAGGGCGGTTTCTTCCCCACAGACAAAGGCTCCGGCCCCAATGCGGATATCTACTTTAAAGTCGAAGGGGGAGTTAAAGACTTGGCTGCCGAGGATGCCGTATTTTTTGCCCTGTTGAATGGCTTTTTGGAGGCGCTTGATGGCCAGGGGATATTCTGCCCGCACATAAATGTAGCCGTGGGTGGCTCCGATGGCATAGCCTGCAATGGCCATTCCTTCAAGAACTAAATGGGGGTCACTTTCAAGGATACTCCGATCCATGAAGGCGCCGGGATCTCCTTCATCCCCGTTACAGATCACGTATTTCTGATCGCCGGGCATCTTGGCTACCGTTGCCCATTTAAGGCCGGTGGGGTAGCCACCGCCCCCTCTGCCGCGCAGTCCACTGCTAGAGACTTCCTGCACGACGGTTTCCGGGGTCATTTCATACAGCACCTTATGCAGGGCCTGATAGCCTCCTAGGGCGATATAGTCCTCAATGCGTTCTGGGTCTACTTTGCCGCTATGTTCCCGCACCACGCGCATCTGGCGGGCAAAGAAGGGGTGTTGACTGTCCCCTTGGACGGCTTCGGCGGTTCCCCCGTTGAGGGCGTGGATAATGCTGCCTGCGGTTTCTGGGGTGACTTCTTCGTAGAGGGTATCCATTGGGTCAATTTGGACGAGGGGGCCGCGGCCACAAAAGCCCATGCAGCCCACGCCGACTACTTCGACGCGATCGCCCATTCCCGTTTCTTGAACCGCTTTATCTAGATTGTCCTTCACGCCCAAAGAATTGGCCGCTTGGCATCCCGTCGAAGTGCAACAATGCACCCGAATCTCTTTCCGTTTGGAGCGTTCTTGTTCTGCTAGGGCTTGTAATTCTGCTAAATCCATTATGGTGTTCTCCTCCTATCCGTTATGGGGTAATAGGTAATAGGTAATAGGGGGTGTGGGGGAATTGAGTTAAGTATTCCCGACTCCTGATTCCCGACTCCCGACTCCCTATTCCTGCCATTCTTTAATCCGGGCTAACGTGCTTTCAGGGGTCTGTTTCCCGGCTACTGCG contains the following coding sequences:
- a CDS encoding Acg family FMN-binding oxidoreductase — protein: MDPWQVTLEAFPEEGTPSQRWHYLWNYAVLAPSGHNTQPWRFGVVGEKMALYADRQRSLAVVDPQDRALIMSCGAALFNLRVALAAFGYGGAVTTFPDPEQADLLAWLEFGETCSPDEQALERCQAILTRRTDRRPYQGSSPLTEEGGERATLTGEQLQGLEKVVAEEGVTLLWLDSPERRWLMVEWVGEGDRIQMANPEFRQELSRWIKPSTNKDHDGIPSYAQGIPPAFDFVTPLVAQLIRWVDLGDSQAQKDQTLVANAPHLALLVTETDTPDAWLATGQALSALLLQAELWGVRASFFNQPLEVQALREQVIQQICPSSFPQLLFRLGYPLGAPLPPTPRHSPGEFIPP
- a CDS encoding NuoF family protein, which gives rise to MDLAELQALAEQERSKRKEIRVHCCTSTGCQAANSLGVKDNLDKAVQETGMGDRVEVVGVGCMGFCGRGPLVQIDPMDTLYEEVTPETAGSIIHALNGGTAEAVQGDSQHPFFARQMRVVREHSGKVDPERIEDYIALGGYQALHKVLYEMTPETVVQEVSSSGLRGRGGGGYPTGLKWATVAKMPGDQKYVICNGDEGDPGAFMDRSILESDPHLVLEGMAIAGYAIGATHGYIYVRAEYPLAIKRLQKAIQQGKKYGILGSQVFNSPFDFKVDIRIGAGAFVCGEETALIQSIEGGRGNPVPRPPYPAEKGLWQCPTLINNVETFANIANIIKRGAEWYSSIGTEKSKGTKIFALTGKIRNNGLIEVPMGITLREIVEEMGGGVPDGEVKAVQTGGPSGGCIPASLLDTTVDYDSLVKIGSMMGSGGMVVMDKETSMVEVARFYMEFCRGETCGKCVPCRTGTVQLYSFLTKILKGQATAEDIEKMEALCYMVKDTSLCGLGMTAPNPVLSTLRYFKEEYLELLKQPQNGKVPV